The DNA region GCACGGAAATGACCAGGAGCTGCCATGCGAGGCGAGACGTTTCCCGTGACGAAGAGCGATGAGGAGTGGCGCCGGATCCTGTCGCCGGAGCAGTATGCCGTGCTCCGCGGGCACGGGACGGAACGGCCGGGCTCGTGCGCGCTGCTGCACGAGCACCGCCCCGGCACGTTCAAGTGTGCCGGGTGCGGACAGCCCCTGTTCGTCAACGATCGCAAGTTCGAGAGCGGGACGGGATGGCCGAGCTTCTTCGGGCCGATCGACGGTGCCCTCGGCTCCACGATCGATCGCAGCCACGGGATGGCGCGCGAAGAAGTGCACTGCAGCCGATGCGGCGGGCATCTCGGCCACGTGTTTCCCGACGGCCCGCCGCCGACGGGCCTCCGCTACTGCATCAACGGAGTGGCACTGACGTTCGAAGCGAGCGAGGCGGGGTAGGGTCTTGGGTCCGCCCGGAACACAAGAAGGGCAGAGGGAAGACAGCAGGAGCCGCTGTCGTGCCGAACGCGACCGCGGAAGTTCTCCCCGACGGGCCGGACCGGAGGTGACCGGCGTCAGCTCCCGCGCCCTGCTGCCTTCCCTTTGCCCCGCAGTTCGTCAGCAACGCACATGCCCGCCGCCTCGGATGGCTGGGCACCCGGTTTACGCCAATTTCCGGATCCCCGTGCCGGCGTTCCCACGAGAGTTCGAGGTAAGCGCTTGCCCCGTGGCCAATCCACTGGCTGCGCTGTCGCTGAAGCGAACCACGCCGCCCGTTCGACGCCGACGCCCGCGTACGGGCGATCGCCATGACAGCACTAGACTTGTCGGGCGGTGCGGGTTCGCATTAGCATTTACGCCTTCCGACTTCATGCTTCATGC from Acidobacteriota bacterium includes:
- the msrB gene encoding peptide-methionine (R)-S-oxide reductase MsrB, producing MRGETFPVTKSDEEWRRILSPEQYAVLRGHGTERPGSCALLHEHRPGTFKCAGCGQPLFVNDRKFESGTGWPSFFGPIDGALGSTIDRSHGMAREEVHCSRCGGHLGHVFPDGPPPTGLRYCINGVALTFEASEAG